A stretch of the Glycine soja cultivar W05 chromosome 13, ASM419377v2, whole genome shotgun sequence genome encodes the following:
- the LOC114381154 gene encoding aspartic proteinase Asp1-like, which produces MKGIIALHTLLPFLLFSAILPLPFSAQPRNAKKPKTPYSDNNHHRLSSSAVFKLQGNVYPLGHYTVSLNIGYPPKLYDLDIDSGSDLTWVQCDAPCKGCTKPRDQLYKPNHNLVQCVDQLCSEVHLSMAYNCPSPDDPCDYEVEYADHGSSLGVLVRDYIPFQFTNGSVVRPRVAFGCGYDQKYSGSNSPPATSGVLGLGNGRASILSQLHSLGLIRNVVGHCLSAQGGGFLFFGDDFIPSSGIVWTSMLSSSSEKHYSSGPAELVFNGKATAVKGLELIFDSGSSYTYFNSQAYQAVVDLVTKDLKGKQLKRATDDPSLPICWKGAKSFESLSDVKKYFKPLALSFKKIMNLQMHLPPESYLIITKHGNVCLGILDGTEVGLENLNIIGDITLQDKMVIYDNEKQQIGWVSSNCDRLPNVDRDLEGDFPHPYATNLGIFGDRCPASYEETGCE; this is translated from the exons ATGAAAGGAATAATAGCATTGCACACGCTTTTgccatttcttctattttctgcCATTTTACCACTCCCTTTCTCAGCTCAACCCCGCAACGCCAAGAAGCCCAAAACCCCATATTCTGATAATAATCATCATCGCCTTTCCTCctctgctgttttcaaacttcaGGGAAATGTGTACCCTCTTGG GCATTACACAGTGTCTCTCAACATTGGCTATCCCCCCAAGCTTTATGACCTTGACATTGACTCGGGTAGTGACCTTACTTGGGTTCAGTGTGATGCACCATGTAAAGGTTGCACCAAG CCTCGCGATCAACTTTATAAACCCAATCACAACCTTGTGCAATGTGTGGACCAGTTGTGTTCTGAAGTGCACTTATCAATGGCCTATAATTGTCCTTCCCCAGATGACCCATGTGACTATGAGGTTGAGTATGCAGATCATGGATCATCTCTGGGTGTGCTAGTCCGGGATTACATTCCTTTTCAATTCACCAATGGCTCTGTGGTGCGCCCTAGGGTAGCCTTTGG GTGCGGATATGATCAAAAGTATTCTGGTTCTAACTCCCCACCTGCTACGTCAGGAGTCCTTGGCCTTGGGAATGGCAGAGCAAGCATTTTGTCTCAGCTTCATTCTTTGGGTCTGATCCGCAATGTTGTTGGCCACTGCCTAAGTGCACAAGGAGGAGGGTTTTTATTCTTCGGAGATGATTTCATTCCCTCTTCAGGAATTGTTTGGACATCCATGTTGTCGAGTTCTTCGga AAAACACTACAGCTCAGGACCAGCAGAACTGGTTTTCAATGGAAAGGCTACTGCTGTTAAGGGTCTTGAACTTATCTTCGATAGTGGGAGCTCTTACACATACTTCAACTCACAAGCCTATCAAGCTGTTGTTGATTTA GTAACTAAAGATTTAAAGGGAAAACAGTTGAAAAGAGCAACTGATGACCCATCACTTCCAATTTGTTGGAAGGGTGCAAAGTCTTTCGAATCGTTAAGTGATGTCAAGAAATATTTCAAGCCCCTAGCATTGAGcttcaaaaaaatcatgaatttgcAGATGCACCTACCACCAGAATCTTACCTTATTATCACT AAACATGGCAATGTCTGCTTGGGGATTCTAGATGGCACTGAAGTAGGACTAGAAAATCTGAACATAATAGGAG ACATCACTTTACAAGATAAAATGGTGATTTATGACAACGAGAAACAGCAGATTGGATGGGTTTCTTCAAATTGTGATAGGCTTCCCAA TGTGGATCGTGATTTGGAAGGTGATTTTCCACACCCATATGCAACAAATTTGGGTATCTTTGGGGACCGTTGCCCTGCATCATATGAAGAAACAGGCTGTGAATGA